From Pantoea sp. Ep11b, the proteins below share one genomic window:
- a CDS encoding SDR family oxidoreductase, with product MAQQKEILIIGASRGIGLAVARAFADEGWQVTATHRSGIPAQGNHSGIRWHALEMTDTAAVQQLAGQLHKGTFAAMLINAGISGPAHQSLLQSDDQALAQLFLTNTIAPVRTAEILLPLLQPEGVLAITSSQLGSLNENPTAQMPIYAASKAALNMLSRTLTGAVDAQRGTLLTLHPGWVKTDMGGESAPLTAEESAAGIVQQLAHWRGRGGHHYVDYAGQTLQW from the coding sequence ATGGCTCAGCAAAAAGAGATTCTGATTATTGGTGCATCGCGCGGCATTGGTCTGGCCGTCGCCCGGGCGTTTGCCGATGAGGGCTGGCAGGTTACGGCCACGCACCGCAGCGGCATACCGGCGCAGGGCAACCACTCTGGCATCCGATGGCATGCGCTGGAGATGACCGACACGGCGGCGGTACAGCAGCTTGCCGGCCAGCTGCATAAAGGGACGTTTGCGGCGATGCTGATCAACGCCGGGATCAGCGGCCCTGCGCATCAGTCGCTGTTACAGAGTGACGATCAGGCGCTGGCACAGCTGTTCCTGACCAATACGATTGCACCGGTGCGCACTGCAGAGATCCTGCTGCCGCTGTTGCAGCCGGAGGGCGTGCTGGCGATCACCTCCTCGCAGCTCGGCAGCCTGAACGAAAACCCCACGGCGCAGATGCCGATCTACGCGGCCAGCAAAGCCGCGCTGAATATGCTGAGCCGCACGCTGACAGGCGCGGTTGACGCGCAGCGCGGGACGCTGCTGACGCTGCATCCCGGCTGGGTAAAAACGGATATGGGCGGTGAGAGTGCGCCCCTGACCGCCGAAGAGAGCGCAGCGGGCATTGTTCAGCAGCTCGCCCACTGGCGGGGGCGCGGTGGCCATCACTATGTCGACTACGCTGGCCAGACGCTGCAATGGTAG
- a CDS encoding NAD(P)/FAD-dependent oxidoreductase, translated as MEQFDVIIIGAGAAGLFCAAQAGQRGRRVLLLDNGKKPGRKILMSGGGRCNFTNLYTEPAAYLSHNPHFCKSALARYTQWDFIDLVNRHGIAWHEKTLGQLFCDDSAQQIVDLLLAECDKGNVTLRLRSEVLSVARDDSGYTLQLNGSTVQAQKLVIASGGLSMPGLGASPFGYKIAEQFGLSVYPTRAALVPFTLHKPLLEQLQTLSGVALDTTIDAQDGTRFKEAMLFTHRGLSGPAVLQISSYWLPGEFVTIDLSPATPLEAFLTAQRNAHPNLSLKNSLAKILPKRLVEVLQGMKRVPDVTLKQLNSRQQSELAQALHAWRIQPNGTEGYRTAEVTLGGVDTTQLSSKTMEARTMPGLYFIGEVADVTGWLGGYNFQWAWSSAWACAQAL; from the coding sequence GTGGAACAGTTTGACGTTATCATCATTGGTGCCGGTGCCGCAGGGCTGTTCTGTGCCGCTCAGGCCGGGCAGCGGGGGCGCCGCGTGTTACTGCTGGATAATGGCAAAAAGCCCGGACGCAAGATTCTGATGTCTGGCGGTGGCCGCTGCAATTTCACCAATCTCTACACCGAACCGGCGGCCTATCTGTCGCACAATCCCCACTTCTGTAAATCCGCGCTGGCGCGTTACACCCAGTGGGATTTTATCGATCTGGTGAATCGCCACGGCATCGCCTGGCATGAGAAAACCCTGGGTCAGCTCTTCTGCGACGACTCGGCGCAGCAGATTGTCGATCTGCTGCTGGCCGAATGCGACAAAGGGAACGTGACGCTGCGGCTGCGCAGCGAGGTGCTTAGCGTGGCGCGCGACGACAGCGGTTATACGCTGCAACTCAACGGCAGCACGGTTCAGGCGCAGAAGCTGGTGATCGCCAGCGGCGGTCTGTCGATGCCAGGCCTGGGTGCCTCGCCGTTTGGCTATAAAATCGCGGAGCAGTTCGGCCTGAGCGTCTATCCGACGCGGGCGGCGCTGGTGCCCTTTACCCTGCATAAACCGCTGCTGGAGCAGTTACAGACGCTGTCAGGCGTTGCGCTGGATACCACCATCGACGCGCAGGATGGCACCCGCTTTAAAGAGGCGATGCTGTTCACCCACCGAGGCCTCTCCGGCCCGGCGGTGTTGCAGATCTCCAGCTACTGGCTGCCGGGTGAGTTCGTTACGATCGATCTGTCGCCCGCTACGCCGCTGGAGGCGTTTCTGACGGCCCAGCGCAACGCGCACCCGAACCTGAGCCTGAAAAACAGCCTGGCGAAGATCCTGCCGAAGCGGCTGGTGGAAGTATTACAGGGGATGAAGAGGGTGCCGGATGTCACCCTGAAGCAGCTTAACAGCAGACAGCAGAGCGAGCTGGCGCAGGCGCTGCACGCCTGGCGCATCCAGCCCAATGGCACCGAGGGCTACCGGACGGCGGAAGTGACGCTCGGCGGCGTCGATACCACCCAACTCTCCTCAAAAACGATGGAGGCGCGCACGATGCCGGGACTCTACTTTATCGGTGAAGTCGCCGATGTCACCGGCTGGCTGGGCGGTTATAACTTCCAGTGGGCCTGGAGTTCCGCCTGGGCCTGCGCCCAGGCGTTGTAA
- the prlC gene encoding oligopeptidase A — protein sequence MTNPLLTSFTLPPFSAIQPEHVVPAVTEVLSQCRAEVEKVVAQGAPYTWDNLVQPLAETDDRLSRIFSPVSHLNSVKNSPELREAYEQTLPLLSEYSTWVGQHEGLYQAYRSLKASDEYAALDLAQKKAVDNALRDFELSGIGLPKEKQQRYGEIAARLSELGSVYSNNVLDATMGWSKLITDESELAGMPESALAAAKAQAEAKEQEGWLLTLDIPSYLPVMTYCDNAALREEMYRAYATRASDQGPNAGKWDNGPVMAEELALRHELAQLLGFDSYADKSLATKMAQSPSQVIDFLNDLAERARPQGEKELEQLRAFARKEHGVTELNPWDLTYYGEKQKQHLYTISDEQLRPYFPEERAVAGLFEVVKRIYGITAKQRTDVEVYHPDVKFFDLFDETGELRGSFYLDLYAREHKRGGAWMDDCVGQMRKADGSLQKPVAYLTCNFNRPVKGKPALFTHDEVITLFHEFGHGLHHMLTRIEAPGVSGINGVPWDAVELPSQFMENWCWEPDALAFISGHYETGEPLPKALLDKMLAAKNYQAALFILRQLEFGLFDFRLHTEFNPEKGAQILETLREVKSRVAVVPSPEWGRFPHAFSHIFAGGYAAGYYSYLWADVLAADAYSRFEEEGIFNRETGQSFLDNILTRGGSEEPMELFKRFRGREPQLDAMLEHYGIQG from the coding sequence ATGACCAATCCGCTACTGACATCTTTTACGCTTCCCCCTTTTTCTGCCATCCAGCCTGAACATGTGGTGCCTGCCGTGACGGAAGTACTCAGCCAGTGTCGCGCAGAAGTTGAAAAAGTCGTGGCGCAGGGCGCGCCCTACACCTGGGATAACCTGGTTCAGCCGCTGGCGGAAACCGACGATCGCCTGAGCCGCATCTTCTCCCCGGTCAGCCACCTTAACTCCGTGAAAAACAGCCCGGAGCTGCGCGAAGCCTATGAGCAGACGCTGCCGCTGCTCTCTGAATACAGCACCTGGGTCGGTCAGCATGAGGGCCTCTATCAGGCTTATCGCAGCCTGAAAGCGAGCGACGAGTATGCTGCGCTGGATCTGGCGCAGAAGAAGGCGGTCGATAACGCCCTGCGTGATTTCGAACTTTCCGGTATCGGTCTGCCCAAAGAGAAGCAGCAGCGCTATGGCGAGATCGCCGCGCGCCTCTCCGAACTGGGATCGGTCTACAGCAATAACGTGCTGGATGCCACCATGGGCTGGAGCAAGCTGATCACCGACGAAAGCGAACTGGCGGGGATGCCGGAAAGCGCGCTGGCCGCGGCGAAAGCCCAGGCCGAAGCCAAAGAGCAGGAAGGCTGGCTGCTGACGCTGGATATCCCAAGCTATCTGCCGGTTATGACCTACTGCGACAACGCCGCGCTGCGTGAAGAGATGTATCGCGCCTACGCAACACGCGCCTCCGATCAGGGACCGAACGCCGGTAAGTGGGATAACGGCCCTGTCATGGCGGAAGAGCTGGCGCTGCGTCACGAGCTGGCACAGCTGCTGGGCTTTGATTCCTACGCCGATAAATCGCTGGCGACTAAAATGGCACAGAGCCCGTCTCAGGTGATCGACTTCCTGAATGACCTGGCGGAACGCGCCCGTCCGCAGGGCGAAAAAGAGCTGGAGCAGCTGCGCGCCTTCGCCCGGAAAGAGCATGGTGTGACGGAACTCAATCCGTGGGATCTCACCTATTACGGTGAAAAACAGAAGCAGCATCTCTACACCATCAGCGACGAGCAGCTGCGTCCTTACTTCCCGGAAGAGCGGGCCGTCGCCGGTCTGTTTGAAGTGGTAAAACGCATTTACGGCATCACGGCGAAGCAGCGCACCGACGTCGAGGTTTATCATCCTGACGTGAAGTTCTTCGATCTGTTCGATGAAACCGGTGAACTGCGCGGCAGCTTCTACCTCGACCTCTATGCCCGTGAGCACAAGCGCGGCGGGGCCTGGATGGATGACTGCGTAGGTCAGATGCGTAAAGCTGATGGCAGCCTGCAGAAGCCGGTCGCCTACCTGACCTGTAACTTTAACCGCCCGGTAAAAGGCAAACCGGCGCTGTTTACCCATGACGAAGTGATTACTCTGTTCCATGAGTTTGGTCACGGCCTGCACCACATGCTGACCCGCATCGAAGCGCCGGGCGTATCGGGTATCAACGGGGTGCCGTGGGATGCGGTAGAACTGCCAAGTCAGTTTATGGAAAACTGGTGCTGGGAACCGGATGCGCTGGCGTTTATCTCTGGACACTATGAAACGGGCGAGCCGCTGCCGAAAGCGTTGCTGGATAAAATGCTGGCGGCCAAAAACTACCAGGCGGCACTGTTTATCCTGCGTCAGCTTGAGTTTGGTCTGTTCGACTTCCGTCTGCACACCGAGTTTAACCCGGAGAAAGGCGCGCAGATCCTGGAAACCCTGCGCGAAGTGAAAAGCCGCGTGGCGGTCGTTCCGAGCCCGGAATGGGGCCGTTTCCCGCACGCCTTCAGCCATATCTTCGCAGGGGGCTATGCTGCCGGTTACTACAGCTATCTGTGGGCCGACGTGCTGGCGGCCGACGCCTATTCCCGCTTCGAAGAAGAGGGCATCTTCAACCGTGAAACCGGTCAGTCGTTCCTGGATAATATCCTGACGCGCGGGGGGTCCGAAGAGCCGATGGAGCTGTTCAAACGCTTCCGCGGCCGTGAGCCGCAGCTCGATGCGATGCTGGAACATTACGGCATTCAGGGATAA
- the uspB gene encoding universal stress protein UspB — translation MISTIALFWALCVVCIVNMARYFSSLRALLAVLRGCDPLLYQYVDGAGFFTSHGQPSKQVRLVTYIWAKRYLDHHDDEFIRRCERVRGQFILTSALCGLVVISLVGLAIWH, via the coding sequence ATGATCAGCACTATTGCACTTTTCTGGGCGCTTTGTGTGGTATGTATCGTAAATATGGCGCGCTATTTTTCATCGCTGCGCGCGCTGCTGGCGGTTCTGCGGGGCTGTGATCCGCTGCTGTATCAGTATGTCGATGGTGCGGGATTTTTCACTTCTCACGGCCAGCCGAGCAAACAGGTGCGGCTGGTGACCTATATCTGGGCAAAGCGTTACCTTGACCACCATGATGATGAATTCATCCGGCGCTGTGAGCGGGTTAGAGGACAGTTTATTCTGACCAGTGCACTGTGCGGGCTGGTGGTGATCAGTCTGGTGGGACTGGCGATCTGGCATTAA
- a CDS encoding sugar porter family MFS transporter gives MGAAKRSGHQQNRFTWFVCFMAALSGLLFGLDIGVIAGALPFLAKDLQITNHQQEWVVSAMMFGAALGALAAGWMSSKLGRKKSMLAGATLFVVGSLWSAFSPDVTSLVCARVMLGLAVGIASYTAPLYLAEIAPERIRGSMISMYQLMLTTGIVVAYLSDTAFSYSGNWRAMLGIIAIPAVILFIGVLFLPNSPRWLAAHGRFNEAQRVLDRLRNSSEQAREELEEIRESLQVKQRGWSLFRSNTNFRRAVWLGMLLQVMQQFTGMNVVMYYAPKIFNIAGFSSTSEQMWGTVVVGLVNMLATLIAIFFVDRWGRKPMLTTSFLVMAIGMGALGTLLHVGVETDFRKYFAVAMLLMFIVGFAMAAGPVIWLLCSEIQPLKGRDFGITASTTTNWVGNMIVGATFLTLLDQLGNANTFWFYGALNLVFILLTLMLVPETKHVTLEHIERNLMKGKALRDIGA, from the coding sequence ATGGGAGCAGCTAAACGATCGGGACATCAACAGAACCGCTTTACCTGGTTCGTCTGTTTTATGGCGGCGCTGTCCGGCCTGCTGTTTGGCCTGGATATCGGCGTGATTGCCGGTGCCCTGCCATTTCTGGCGAAGGATCTGCAGATCACTAATCATCAGCAGGAGTGGGTGGTCAGCGCGATGATGTTTGGTGCGGCGCTGGGTGCGCTGGCTGCAGGCTGGATGTCGTCAAAGCTGGGCCGTAAAAAAAGTATGCTGGCGGGCGCGACGCTGTTTGTCGTCGGTTCGCTGTGGTCGGCCTTCTCTCCCGATGTCACCTCGCTGGTCTGCGCCCGCGTGATGCTGGGTCTGGCTGTCGGAATCGCCTCTTATACCGCCCCGCTCTACCTGGCGGAGATCGCGCCGGAACGGATTCGCGGCTCCATGATCTCGATGTATCAGCTGATGCTGACCACCGGCATTGTGGTGGCCTATCTCTCTGATACCGCCTTCAGCTACAGCGGCAACTGGCGCGCCATGCTGGGTATTATCGCTATTCCGGCGGTAATCCTGTTTATCGGCGTGCTGTTTCTGCCGAACAGCCCGCGCTGGCTGGCCGCCCACGGTCGCTTTAATGAGGCGCAGCGGGTGCTGGATCGCCTTCGCAACAGCAGTGAGCAGGCGCGCGAAGAGCTGGAAGAGATCCGCGAGAGCCTGCAGGTGAAGCAGCGCGGCTGGTCACTGTTCCGCTCGAACACCAATTTCCGCCGCGCGGTGTGGCTGGGGATGCTGCTGCAGGTGATGCAGCAGTTTACCGGCATGAACGTGGTGATGTACTACGCGCCGAAGATCTTTAACATCGCCGGTTTCTCCAGCACCAGCGAGCAGATGTGGGGCACGGTGGTTGTCGGGCTGGTCAACATGCTGGCGACCCTGATTGCCATCTTCTTTGTGGATCGCTGGGGACGTAAACCGATGCTGACCACCAGTTTCCTGGTGATGGCGATCGGAATGGGGGCGCTGGGCACGCTGCTGCACGTCGGCGTGGAGACAGATTTCCGCAAATACTTTGCCGTCGCGATGCTGCTGATGTTTATTGTGGGCTTCGCTATGGCGGCCGGGCCGGTGATCTGGCTGCTCTGCTCAGAGATTCAGCCGCTGAAAGGGCGTGACTTCGGTATCACCGCCTCCACGACCACCAACTGGGTCGGCAATATGATTGTGGGCGCGACCTTCCTGACGCTGCTGGACCAGCTGGGCAACGCCAATACTTTCTGGTTCTACGGTGCGCTCAACCTGGTGTTTATTCTGCTGACGCTGATGCTGGTGCCCGAGACCAAGCATGTGACGCTGGAGCACATCGAACGCAATCTGATGAAGGGCAAAGCACTGCGTGATATCGGGGCGTAA
- a CDS encoding 23S rRNA (adenine(2030)-N(6))-methyltransferase RlmJ produces the protein MLSYRHSFHAGNHADVLKHTVLSLIITALKEKEKPFFYLDTHAGAGRYQLSGEHAERTGEYLEGIARIWQQPDAPALLQPYFDAIGALNRGPALRYYPGSPLIARHLLREDDKLQLTELHSSDYPLLRNEFSKDNRARVDRADGYQQLKAKLPPLSRRGLVLIDPPYEMKSDYQAVVKGIQEGHKRFGTGIFALWYPVVLRQQIKHMLRDLEATGIRNILQIELATRPDSDQRGMTASGMIVINPPWKLADQMNTVLPWLHKKLVPAGTGHFVVNQIVPE, from the coding sequence ATGCTGAGTTATCGCCATAGCTTCCATGCCGGCAACCATGCCGACGTGCTGAAGCACACCGTTCTGAGCCTGATCATCACGGCGCTGAAAGAGAAAGAGAAACCCTTTTTCTACCTGGACACCCATGCCGGTGCCGGCCGCTACCAGCTCAGCGGCGAACACGCCGAGCGTACCGGTGAATATCTGGAAGGGATCGCCCGCATCTGGCAGCAGCCCGACGCACCCGCACTGCTGCAGCCCTATTTTGACGCGATCGGCGCGCTGAATCGCGGCCCCGCGCTGCGTTACTATCCCGGCTCCCCGCTGATCGCCCGTCACCTGCTGCGTGAAGATGACAAACTGCAGCTCACCGAACTGCACTCCAGCGACTATCCGCTGCTGCGTAACGAATTCAGCAAAGACAACCGCGCCCGCGTCGATCGCGCCGACGGGTATCAGCAGCTGAAAGCGAAGCTGCCCCCGCTGTCGCGTCGCGGTCTGGTGCTGATCGATCCGCCGTATGAGATGAAAAGTGACTATCAGGCGGTCGTGAAAGGGATCCAGGAAGGCCACAAACGTTTCGGCACCGGCATCTTCGCGCTGTGGTATCCGGTGGTATTACGCCAGCAGATCAAGCATATGCTGCGCGACCTGGAAGCGACCGGCATTCGCAATATTCTGCAGATCGAGCTGGCAACCCGTCCGGACAGCGATCAGCGCGGCATGACCGCCTCCGGCATGATTGTGATCAACCCGCCGTGGAAGCTGGCCGATCAGATGAACACCGTGCTGCCGTGGCTGCACAAAAAACTGGTTCCGGCAGGCACAGGTCACTTCGTGGTAAACCAGATCGTCCCTGAATAA
- the rsmJ gene encoding 16S rRNA (guanine(1516)-N(2))-methyltransferase RsmJ, with protein sequence MKICLLDESGAGNGALSRLAQRWLLEHDDATPLALVQTATHLELRKRDEPKLGGIFVDFVTGAMAHRRRFGGGRGEAVAKAVGIKGSYLPDVVDATAGLGRDAFVLAALGCRVRMLERHPVVAALLDDGLQRGYQDAEIGPWLRERLTLIHAASAQALGEITPQPDVVYLDPMYPHRQKSALVKKEMRVFQSLVGPDEDADALLEPARRLAKKRIVVKRPDYAPPLAGVETQAAVVTKSHRFDIYPPLAAPPAS encoded by the coding sequence GTGAAAATCTGTTTACTTGATGAATCGGGCGCCGGAAACGGCGCCTTATCACGTTTAGCGCAACGCTGGCTGCTGGAGCACGATGACGCCACGCCGCTGGCCCTGGTGCAGACGGCCACGCATCTGGAGCTGCGCAAGCGCGATGAGCCAAAGCTGGGCGGCATTTTTGTTGATTTTGTCACTGGCGCGATGGCGCATCGCCGTCGCTTTGGTGGCGGGCGCGGCGAAGCCGTGGCGAAAGCGGTTGGCATTAAAGGCAGCTATCTGCCGGATGTGGTTGACGCCACGGCCGGGCTGGGGCGGGATGCATTTGTGCTGGCGGCACTGGGTTGCCGGGTACGGATGCTGGAACGCCATCCGGTGGTGGCTGCACTGCTGGACGATGGCCTGCAGCGCGGTTATCAGGATGCGGAAATCGGTCCCTGGCTGCGCGAAAGGCTGACGCTGATCCATGCTGCCAGCGCGCAGGCGCTGGGCGAGATTACGCCTCAGCCCGATGTGGTCTATCTTGACCCGATGTATCCCCATCGCCAGAAAAGTGCGCTAGTAAAAAAAGAGATGCGGGTATTCCAGTCGCTGGTTGGCCCCGATGAAGATGCGGATGCGTTACTGGAACCGGCCCGTCGGCTGGCGAAGAAGCGCATCGTGGTCAAACGGCCAGACTACGCCCCGCCGCTGGCAGGGGTGGAGACGCAGGCGGCGGTGGTCACGAAAAGTCATCGCTTCGATATCTATCCCCCGCTGGCGGCTCCGCCCGCATCCTAA
- the pitA gene encoding inorganic phosphate transporter PitA — MLHLFAGLDLSTSLLLVLALLFVLFYEAINGFHDTANAVATVIYTRAMRAQLAVVMAGVFNFLGVLLGGLSVAYAIVHMLPTDLLLNVGSAHGLAMVFSMLLAAIIWNLGTWYLGLPASSSHTLIGAIIGIGLTNALMSGTSVVDALNIPKVLNIFLSLILSPIVGLVLAGGLIFILRRYWSNTKKRARIHMTPADREKIDGKKKPPFWTRIALIVSAIGVSYSHGANDGQKGIGLIMLVLIGVAPAGFVVNMNASGYDITRTRDAVNHLEQYYQQHNASLTHIIQMAPPALPTPEEVPASSPKEFHCDSARTLQAVQGAQVLLNNLQSYDQLTVDQRGHMRRLLLCISDTADKAARLPETSADDKRFLNKLKSDLLGTIEYAPIWIIVAVALALGTGTMIGWRRVATTIGEKIGKKGMTYAQGMSAQVTAALSIGIASYTGMPVSTTHILSSSVAGTMLVDGGGLQSRTIKNIAMAWVFTLPVCILLSGSLYWIALKLV; from the coding sequence ATGCTACATTTGTTTGCTGGTCTAGACCTCAGTACTAGCCTGTTATTGGTTCTTGCCCTGCTGTTTGTATTGTTTTACGAAGCAATCAACGGTTTTCACGACACGGCCAACGCAGTTGCGACGGTCATCTATACCCGTGCCATGCGGGCCCAGCTTGCTGTGGTCATGGCCGGTGTATTCAACTTCCTTGGCGTACTGCTCGGTGGATTGAGCGTCGCATACGCTATCGTTCACATGCTTCCCACCGATCTGCTGCTGAATGTTGGATCGGCGCACGGTCTCGCCATGGTGTTCTCTATGCTGCTGGCGGCGATTATCTGGAACCTCGGTACCTGGTATCTCGGGCTGCCTGCCTCCAGCTCCCATACGCTGATCGGCGCTATCATCGGTATCGGCCTGACCAATGCTCTGATGAGCGGAACCTCGGTCGTTGATGCGCTCAACATCCCGAAAGTGCTGAATATCTTCCTCTCGCTGATCCTGTCGCCGATTGTCGGTCTGGTGCTGGCGGGTGGCCTGATCTTTATTCTGCGCCGCTACTGGAGCAACACCAAAAAGCGGGCGCGCATTCATATGACGCCTGCTGACCGCGAGAAGATCGACGGCAAGAAAAAGCCACCGTTCTGGACCCGTATCGCCCTGATTGTTTCGGCAATTGGCGTGAGCTACTCGCACGGCGCGAACGATGGTCAGAAAGGAATTGGCCTGATCATGCTGGTATTGATCGGGGTAGCACCGGCCGGTTTTGTGGTCAATATGAACGCCTCCGGTTATGACATCACGCGTACCCGCGATGCGGTCAATCATCTGGAGCAGTACTATCAGCAGCATAACGCATCGCTGACGCACATCATCCAGATGGCACCGCCTGCGCTGCCAACACCGGAAGAAGTGCCTGCGAGCAGCCCGAAAGAGTTCCACTGTGACAGCGCGCGGACACTGCAGGCGGTACAGGGTGCACAGGTGCTGCTGAACAATCTGCAGAGCTACGACCAGCTGACCGTAGACCAGCGCGGTCATATGCGTCGCCTGCTGCTCTGTATCTCTGATACCGCCGATAAAGCAGCCCGTCTGCCGGAAACCTCAGCGGATGACAAACGCTTCCTCAACAAACTGAAAAGCGACCTGCTTGGCACCATCGAGTATGCGCCGATCTGGATTATTGTGGCCGTCGCGCTGGCGCTGGGCACCGGTACGATGATTGGCTGGCGCCGTGTTGCCACCACCATCGGTGAGAAGATTGGTAAAAAAGGGATGACCTATGCGCAGGGTATGTCAGCGCAGGTGACCGCCGCGCTGTCGATTGGCATTGCCAGCTACACCGGGATGCCTGTCTCCACCACGCACATCCTCTCCTCTTCGGTGGCCGGTACGATGCTGGTCGACGGCGGCGGATTGCAGAGCCGGACCATCAAGAATATCGCTATGGCGTGGGTCTTCACCCTGCCGGTCTGTATTCTGCTCTCCGGTTCGCTCTACTGGATTGCCCTGAAACTGGTGTAA
- a CDS encoding aldo/keto reductase: protein MKLRTLGRTGQRVSEIGFGAWAIGGTWGEVSLEDARAALNAALDAGITFIDTADVYGDGRSEKIIAEVLKARGGERPFVATKLGRRLSPHVAKGYTAENLNAFIDRSRENLQTDTLDLVQLHCPPTEVYYNPDVFAVMDEMVAAGKIRHYGVSVEKVEEGLKALEFPNVSSIQLIYNIFRQRPAERLLREAKQREVAIIARVPLASGLLTGKMRADSVFAADDHRSFNRNGEAFDKGETFSGVPYEVALEAVEEIRRLVPGDITMAMFALRWILMNEDVSVVIPGAKNREQAEANARASDVEALSAETMTALKQIYQEKIAPHVHQRW, encoded by the coding sequence ATGAAACTACGAACACTGGGCCGTACCGGTCAGCGCGTCTCTGAAATTGGTTTTGGCGCATGGGCCATTGGCGGCACCTGGGGAGAAGTGAGCCTGGAGGATGCCAGAGCAGCCCTCAACGCTGCGCTGGATGCGGGCATAACCTTTATTGATACCGCCGATGTCTATGGCGATGGCCGCTCCGAAAAAATCATTGCTGAGGTGCTGAAGGCGCGCGGCGGGGAACGCCCGTTTGTGGCCACCAAGCTGGGCCGTCGCCTCTCGCCCCACGTCGCCAAGGGCTACACGGCAGAAAACCTCAACGCCTTTATCGACCGCTCACGGGAAAATCTGCAGACCGACACCCTGGATCTGGTGCAGCTGCACTGCCCGCCCACCGAGGTTTACTACAATCCGGACGTGTTCGCGGTAATGGATGAGATGGTGGCCGCCGGGAAGATCCGTCATTACGGCGTGTCCGTTGAAAAGGTCGAGGAAGGTCTGAAAGCGCTGGAATTTCCCAACGTCTCGTCGATTCAGCTGATCTACAACATTTTCCGCCAGCGTCCGGCGGAACGGCTGCTACGCGAAGCGAAACAACGTGAAGTGGCAATCATCGCCCGTGTGCCGCTGGCCTCTGGCCTGCTGACCGGTAAGATGCGCGCCGACAGCGTGTTCGCTGCGGACGATCACCGCAGCTTTAACCGTAATGGTGAAGCGTTCGATAAAGGCGAGACCTTCTCAGGCGTGCCGTACGAGGTTGCCCTGGAGGCGGTCGAGGAGATTCGGCGGCTGGTGCCGGGTGATATCACGATGGCGATGTTTGCGCTGCGCTGGATCCTGATGAATGAGGATGTCAGCGTGGTGATCCCTGGCGCGAAGAACCGTGAGCAGGCGGAAGCCAACGCCCGCGCCAGTGACGTTGAGGCGCTCTCTGCGGAGACAATGACCGCGCTGAAGCAGATCTATCAGGAGAAAATTGCACCGCATGTGCATCAGCGCTGGTAA
- the uspA gene encoding universal stress protein UspA yields the protein MAYKHILIAVDLSPESQLLVDKAVSLARPYDARISLIHVDVNYSDLYTGLIDVNLGDMQKRISEETHTALKGLSDAAGYPVSETLSGSGDLGQVLVDAIKKYDVDLVVCGHHQDFWSKLMSSARQLINTVHIDMLIVPLRDEEDA from the coding sequence ATGGCTTATAAACACATCCTGATTGCAGTAGACCTTTCCCCGGAAAGTCAGTTGCTGGTGGATAAGGCCGTCTCGCTGGCTCGCCCCTACGATGCCAGAATTTCCCTGATTCACGTTGATGTGAATTACTCCGACCTCTACACCGGCCTGATCGATGTCAATCTGGGGGATATGCAGAAGCGGATCTCCGAAGAGACCCATACCGCGCTGAAAGGGTTGTCAGACGCGGCAGGTTATCCTGTCAGTGAGACGCTGAGCGGCAGCGGCGACCTGGGGCAGGTGCTGGTGGATGCGATTAAGAAATATGATGTCGACCTGGTCGTGTGTGGTCATCATCAGGATTTCTGGAGCAAGCTGATGTCCTCTGCCCGCCAGCTGATCAATACCGTGCACATCGACATGCTGATTGTGCCGCTACGCGATGAAGAGGACGCATAA